The Nitrosomonas sp. genomic sequence AGGGTGAAGCATCCAGGTTGCGCATCAGGGTAGATACCCAGGCATTGGATTGGGCATAACCGGAAAGATGGAGATGCTGCTCAGCCTGTTTGAAGCTCTTGAGATTTACCCCATCCGGAATTCGTCGTGCCATCTGATCGAGCATATGCACGACTTTGACCCGATCGGCCTGCAACGACTCCACGATCTGTTTGCGTGAAACCAATTGCTGTATCTTTTCCCTGATGAGTTTGATTTCGGCAATCTGCCGATCGAGTAATGCAATTTCATTCTGTAAATACTGGTTTCTGGCCTGTTGTTGACTAATTTTGTCCACCACCATTTCATGCACACCCCAAACGATCAGTATGCCGGTTGCGACCATCAAGCCTGACATCACACCAAATTGCTGTTGACGTGCTTTACGTTTCAGTTCCCGGTGCGGCAGTAAATTGATCCATATCATGTTAGTCAACCCCCCGCATGGCGAGCCCGCTGGCAATTAATAAAATGGGTGCGTCTTCTTGCAGTTGTCTGGATGAAATACGCTTGGACAGTGACATGCCCGCAAACGGATTGATGACTTGCGTGATTACCTCGGTTCGTGTGGACACGATTTCTTCCAGGTGCGGGATGGAAGCGCAGCCGCCGGAAAGAAAAATGTGGTCTACTTGTGCAAACTGAGTGGAAGTGAAAAAGAATTGCAATGCCCGAAATACCTCAAGTGCCAGGGTTTCCAGGAAGGGCTGCAGTACATCGGTTTGATAATTTTCTGGCAAAGTCTTCTTGCGCTTGGCAGTTTCCGCTTCTTCTGCAGAGAGATTGAAATGATTTTGTATTTCCTGCGTCAGTTGATTGCCTCCGAACGACTGATCGCGCATATAAATGGTTTCACCGTTATAAAGCACATTGATTCGGGTGTTGCTCGAACCAATATCCACAAGTGCCACTACCTTGTTCTTGCCGCCATCCGGTAACTGGTTGCTAATAATTCGAGAGACAATGGCTTGCGCAACAAACTGCTCGACATCCATGACGGTTACCTTGAGACCCGCAGTTGCAGCCGCAGCAACACGATCTTCAACCTTGTCTTTCCGGGCGGCAGCAATCAGTACTTCTGTTTCCTCGGGATGATCCGCGATTTCTCCGATTACCTGAAAATCAAGATTGACTTCATCAATGGCAAATGGCAAATATTGATTGGCCTCGGTTTCTACCTGAAAAGCAAGATCATCTTCGCGCAATCCCGTGGGGACACTAATTTTTTTGGTCACTACTGAAGCTGAGGGTAACGCGAGGGCGATATTTTTTTGTCTGGCACCCATTCTTTTCCAGGCACGCAAGATACACTCGCCTACTTGTTCCAGATTATTAATATTGCCATCGATAATCGCTTCAGCTGGCAT encodes the following:
- a CDS encoding pilus assembly protein PilM, with product MSSNIALISKSLFKRPNINFDIRLFSSSSRLIGVDISASSVKMVELSKLGKDVHDLRLEGYAIEPMPAEAIIDGNINNLEQVGECILRAWKRMGARQKNIALALPSASVVTKKISVPTGLREDDLAFQVETEANQYLPFAIDEVNLDFQVIGEIADHPEETEVLIAAARKDKVEDRVAAAATAGLKVTVMDVEQFVAQAIVSRIISNQLPDGGKNKVVALVDIGSSNTRINVLYNGETIYMRDQSFGGNQLTQEIQNHFNLSAEEAETAKRKKTLPENYQTDVLQPFLETLALEVFRALQFFFTSTQFAQVDHIFLSGGCASIPHLEEIVSTRTEVITQVINPFAGMSLSKRISSRQLQEDAPILLIASGLAMRGVD
- a CDS encoding PilN domain-containing protein; protein product: MIWINLLPHRELKRKARQQQFGVMSGLMVATGILIVWGVHEMVVDKISQQQARNQYLQNEIALLDRQIAEIKLIREKIQQLVSRKQIVESLQADRVKVVHMLDQMARRIPDGVNLKSFKQAEQHLHLSGYAQSNAWVSTLMRNLDASPWFESPLLIEIKAVTIDGKRANEFDMSVRLSELPKDEEAVEIIAIADKTGER